The DNA window CTCCAAATCACTTTTTAAAATAAAAGAAGAAGGTGAATGAGAGTATCTGATTGGTATTGTGATAGTAACTGTAGGAAGACCGCCTCTTGCAGTTTGTATAGAAAAAGCATCTGTTACTCCATAACTTCCAGCGTCTCTTTGAACTCTAATACCTCTTTTTTCAGCAAGATTTTCCAGGTAACTTATAAGTTTTAGAGGAAATATCGTTCTTGAATCCATTACTCTAATTCCAGCACCGCCTCCTAATCTAAAAGATCTTTCAGGTTCTGTATAAGTATCTCCAGTTGTTGACACATCTACTGTAAAAACGAAGTCTGTTTCAATGTATTCAGAGAAAACTCTTGCTCCTCTTAAACCTAACTCCTCTTGGACATTAAAAACAAAATATAGATCTCTTTCAAAATCTTCATTTTCCACTAATAGGTTTAATAAAAGGCTAACACCTGCTCTATTATCCAAATTTCTCGCAATTATTTTGTTGTCCTGAATGACAAAATTTGAATATATCACCGCCGGCTCTCCAATTGGGACAGTTTTAAGAGCCTCCTCCTTTGATTCACAGCCTATATCAATAATTATTTCTTCAAAGCTACCTACATCGTGCTTTTTCCAATTTTTTCCATTGAATATACCAATAACACCGTTCCTAAATATAACCCTATGCCCTGTGTAAAGATGAGGATAAACCCCTCCTATAGGTGAACATTTTAAAAATCCTCTTTTGTCAGCATCTATACAAACAATACCTATCTCATCGATATGAGCTGAAAAAGTTATAGTGGGTTTTTTTCCTTTATTATAGACAACCAAGTTCCCGAATCTATCTTCTTTTATATCAAACTTTTTCTCTTTTAATAGTTCCTTAATTTTTGCTTTTACGCTTTCCTCAAAACCAGAGGGCCCAAAAACCTCACACAATTCCCTTAAAACTTTCTCCATACATCTCCTCCATAGTTTTTAAAAGCAATCTTTTAGTATTATAATAATCTTCCTCAAAAATCAAAGAAGCTTTTGAATGAATGTATCTACAAGGAATAGCCATAACAAGAGTTTTTACTCCTTTATTTGATAAAGAAACAGGTCCACCATCTGTTGAACCAGTAAAGGGAATTTTCCATTGAAATTTAATGTTATTTTTTTTAGCAGCTTTTTCAACGTAATTTAGCAAGACTTCATTTACAATTAAAGATCTGTCCATTTTTGTGATTACAGGACCATGTCCTAATTTAGGATAATATTCCTCTTCAGGATGATAAGGTTCAAAAGCAAAAGTACCCTCAATAACAAAAACAAGGTCAAAATTTTTTCTAAAAGATGAGACTCTTGCACCCAGTAAACCTGTCTCTTCCTGGACTGTAAAGACAAAATTAGTATTAAATGGTAGATCCTCATCAATTATTAAAGAAAGAACTAGTGCTGTTCCTGCTCTATCATCAAATGACTTTCCCTTATAAACTCCTTTACCAATTTCTTCAAATTTTGTCATAAAGACACCCTCTTCACCTAATTCAACTTTGTTTTTTGCCTCTTCAGCTGTGTAGGTCCCTATATCTATTAAAAGATTTTTAAAGCTGTATTCAGTCTGCTTTTTTCTATGAGGAGGAAGGCTTATAATAACACCTTTAACACCATTTAAAAAAATCACCTCTGTGCCAGGTAAAATCTCCGCATCTATACCACCAATTGGTCTAAACTTAATATAACCATCAGAAGTATACCCAGTAACTATAAAGCCTACCTCATCAATGTGAGCCATCACGCTTACGTTTAAATTTATTTCTACTTTTCCTTTTTTAAATACATAAATATTCCCAAAAAAGTCTTCTTCGTAGGGTATTTCTTTTTCATTTAATTTTGACTTGATATAGTTTTTTACCTCATCCTCTCTACCAGAGGGTCCCTTTAGTTCGGATAACTCTTTTAAATACTCTATCATTTTAAACCCATCAAGTTTTTCAAAGAGTCTATTTTAGTCCTTACAAAGTCGGGTAAATTTTTAAATCTTTCAGCGAGCTTCCAGATGTTTCTGAAGTTAAGTGTATCTTTCTTTAAATAATAAAGGGTAAGAAGATCTATAATTAAAAAGGGATCAACATATCCCATACTTAAAGCCCTATTAAGGTTTTCTTCTGCTTTATTCAACTGTCCCAATCCAAGATAACTTTCACCCATAACTCTAAAGACCTCTGGAACTTGAGCTTCTTTTAACGTTTCTTGAGCTTTAAGTAGAGCCTTTTCAAACATACCTGCACGGTTATAAAGATCTGCTAATGTTAATTTCACAGCTAACCATGCTCTCCTTTCATCTGGCTCATCCCCTCTTACATCTCCTTCAAAAAGTTCTGAAAATTCAAACTCCCTTATTGCTTTTTCTAAATTACCAACAGACTGATAATAAAGACCAAGAACTATCGCTAAAGATCTATATTGTGCAAGCAACCTATCATGTGTTAAATCCTTAAAGACACTTTCATCTTTTTTACCGTCCTTTATTATTCCTCTGTATTTAAATTTTTTATGTAAGTATTCTTCGGTCTTTTTTACATCCATCCCAGTGCCAAATGGAGAGTTTATACTTTGCTTAAAAGGCGTGAGCCTATATACCATACCTTCAAGTAAA is part of the Candidatus Hydrothermales bacterium genome and encodes:
- a CDS encoding M42 family peptidase; the protein is MIEYLKELSELKGPSGREDEVKNYIKSKLNEKEIPYEEDFFGNIYVFKKGKVEINLNVSVMAHIDEVGFIVTGYTSDGYIKFRPIGGIDAEILPGTEVIFLNGVKGVIISLPPHRKKQTEYSFKNLLIDIGTYTAEEAKNKVELGEEGVFMTKFEEIGKGVYKGKSFDDRAGTALVLSLIIDEDLPFNTNFVFTVQEETGLLGARVSSFRKNFDLVFVIEGTFAFEPYHPEEEYYPKLGHGPVITKMDRSLIVNEVLLNYVEKAAKKNNIKFQWKIPFTGSTDGGPVSLSNKGVKTLVMAIPCRYIHSKASLIFEEDYYNTKRLLLKTMEEMYGESFKGIV
- a CDS encoding M20/M25/M40 family metallo-hydrolase produces the protein MEKVLRELCEVFGPSGFEESVKAKIKELLKEKKFDIKEDRFGNLVVYNKGKKPTITFSAHIDEIGIVCIDADKRGFLKCSPIGGVYPHLYTGHRVIFRNGVIGIFNGKNWKKHDVGSFEEIIIDIGCESKEEALKTVPIGEPAVIYSNFVIQDNKIIARNLDNRAGVSLLLNLLVENEDFERDLYFVFNVQEELGLRGARVFSEYIETDFVFTVDVSTTGDTYTEPERSFRLGGGAGIRVMDSRTIFPLKLISYLENLAEKRGIRVQRDAGSYGVTDAFSIQTARGGLPTVTITIPIRYSHSPSSFILKSDLEEVYKLIKAIIEEPPLS